In a single window of the Candidatus Deferrimicrobiaceae bacterium genome:
- a CDS encoding helix-turn-helix transcriptional regulator, with protein sequence MVKLRKEKGITQKELADLLGVTQPLVSNYETGELRLHGDLIVQLAKILGTTADELLGLEKSAKEAGTIKNKRLLRKVKEIEKLPKRDQEALLRTIEAFLSKAG encoded by the coding sequence TTGGTCAAGCTGCGGAAGGAGAAGGGCATCACGCAGAAGGAGCTGGCCGATCTGCTCGGCGTGACGCAGCCGCTAGTGTCGAACTACGAGACGGGAGAACTCCGACTGCACGGGGATTTGATCGTCCAGTTGGCCAAGATCCTGGGAACGACGGCCGACGAACTCCTCGGCCTGGAAAAATCGGCCAAGGAGGCGGGGACGATCAAGAACAAGCGGCTGCTAAGGAAGGTAAAAGAGATTGAGAAGCTGCCGAAGCGGGATCAGGAAGCCTTGCTCCGGACCATTGAGGCATTTTTATCAAAGGCGGGATAA
- a CDS encoding helix-turn-helix domain-containing protein produces the protein MSDQRLAILRAIRANHPASVYELAKIVNRDVKNVTADLAILEELGLVELKKTNTPRGKVTPTVPYDSINLDIAV, from the coding sequence ATGAGCGATCAACGATTAGCGATCTTACGTGCGATTCGGGCAAATCATCCGGCCTCGGTTTACGAACTGGCAAAAATCGTGAACAGAGACGTGAAAAACGTAACTGCCGACCTGGCGATTCTGGAAGAGCTTGGTCTGGTCGAACTGAAGAAAACCAATACTCCACGGGGCAAGGTCACTCCAACGGTGCCCTACGATTCGATAAACTTGGATATTGCAGTTTGA
- a CDS encoding type II toxin-antitoxin system HigB family toxin, which produces MRVIALSTLKNFWDDAPAFMDAREPTLAWYRHVLRTDWSSPAEVKRDFANASILKDGRVVFNIAGNKYRIVVWINYPYRVVYVRFIGTHANYDAIDVQTV; this is translated from the coding sequence ATGCGGGTCATTGCTCTCTCAACATTGAAGAACTTCTGGGACGATGCCCCGGCTTTCATGGATGCCCGGGAGCCAACCTTGGCGTGGTACCGGCATGTGCTGAGAACGGACTGGTCATCGCCTGCGGAAGTGAAGAGGGACTTCGCGAACGCGAGCATCCTCAAGGACGGGCGGGTCGTCTTCAACATTGCCGGGAACAAATACCGGATCGTAGTCTGGATCAATTACCCGTACCGGGTTGTCTACGTGAGATTCATCGGAACGCATGCGAATTACGACGCGATCGACGTTCAAACGGTGTGA
- a CDS encoding transcriptional regulator, whose amino-acid sequence MDIQAIRTKLDYRRTLKEIETLMDATPNTPKGERLDVLVALVESYERKHYALDLPDPVEAIKFRMEQMGLAPKDLEPMIGRRNRVYEVLNRKRPLTMKMAWRLHTELGIPAESLIRPPADYRAA is encoded by the coding sequence ATGGATATCCAAGCCATCAGGACCAAGCTGGATTACCGGCGGACGCTAAAAGAGATCGAGACGCTGATGGACGCCACGCCCAACACCCCGAAAGGTGAACGGCTCGACGTTCTCGTCGCCCTCGTTGAGTCTTACGAGCGGAAGCATTACGCGCTCGACCTTCCCGATCCGGTCGAGGCGATCAAGTTCCGAATGGAACAGATGGGACTTGCCCCGAAAGACCTGGAGCCGATGATCGGCCGTCGCAATCGCGTATACGAGGTGTTGAACCGGAAGCGTCCGCTGACGATGAAGATGGCTTGGCGTCTCCACACAGAACTCGGCATCCCGGCCGAGAGCCTGATCCGGCCACCGGCGGATTATCGGGCGGCCTGA
- the nudC gene encoding NAD(+) diphosphatase yields the protein MRFEPAIDPPQEPCPEALWCLFHGDRLLLSVRGESVSIPTFRKPDTLGLRPVRSQYLGTLDGVPCFSGEAAGPSAPDDMAWRPLRPLLGVLSDDLFSLAGRAFQIMDWDRTTQFCGRCGKPTTPVPGERAKACPDCGTHFYPRINPAVIVAVVRDHRLLLAQARRFPNAFHSVLAGFVEPGETLEECLRREVREEVGIEVANLRYFGSQPWPFPGQLMVGFTAEYAGGEIVPEEKEIASAAWFTPDEIATLNIPRRETIARQLIGWFLGR from the coding sequence ATGCGATTCGAACCCGCCATCGATCCCCCGCAGGAACCGTGCCCCGAGGCGCTCTGGTGCCTGTTCCACGGCGACCGGCTGCTCCTGTCGGTCCGGGGGGAAAGCGTCTCGATCCCGACCTTCCGCAAGCCGGACACCCTCGGCCTGCGCCCCGTCCGGAGCCAATACCTCGGCACCCTCGACGGCGTCCCCTGCTTCTCCGGCGAGGCAGCCGGCCCCTCTGCGCCCGACGACATGGCCTGGCGCCCGCTCCGGCCGCTGCTCGGCGTGCTGTCCGACGACTTATTCTCCCTCGCCGGACGCGCCTTCCAGATTATGGACTGGGACCGGACGACGCAGTTTTGCGGACGATGCGGAAAGCCCACGACCCCGGTCCCGGGCGAACGCGCCAAGGCGTGCCCCGACTGCGGGACGCACTTCTACCCGCGCATCAACCCGGCCGTGATCGTCGCCGTCGTCCGCGACCATCGCCTGCTGCTTGCCCAGGCGCGCCGCTTCCCCAACGCCTTCCACAGCGTCCTGGCCGGCTTCGTCGAGCCGGGCGAGACGCTCGAGGAATGCCTGCGGCGCGAGGTTCGCGAAGAGGTCGGCATCGAGGTCGCGAACCTTCGCTACTTCGGCAGCCAGCCGTGGCCCTTCCCCGGGCAGCTGATGGTGGGATTCACCGCGGAATACGCGGGGGGCGAGATCGTGCCCGAGGAAAAGGAGATCGCGAGCGCCGCCTGGTTCACGCCCGATGAGATCGCCACGCTCAACATCCCCCGCCGGGAAACGATCGCCCGACAATTGATCGGATGGTTCCTCGGACGCTAG
- the recQ gene encoding DNA helicase RecQ translates to MPVRGSSIDGTLREVFGYDSFRPHQREVVEHVIDGGSAFVLMPTGGGKSLCYQVPALHRPGTAIVVSPLISLMKDQVDALRANGVSAACLNSSLAAGEATAVLRNLHAGVLDLLYVAPERLMLDGTLEMLRGLPVSLFAIDEAHCVSQWGHDFRPEYVQLGRLRGLFPDVPFIALTATADDTTREDVRARLGLLDAPVYAAGFDRPNIRYTVVDKTQGGAQLKAFIDRHEGESGIVYCLTRKQVEEVAARLRAGGIAAHPYHAGLPAAQRSRVQDAFLRDEMQVIVATVAFGMGIDKPDVRFVVHYDCPKNIEGYYQETGRAGRDGLPAEAYCLFGLQDVVTARMLVERGENPQQVRIESHKLDAMVAFAEAVTCRRRVLLGYFGEPLDHDCGNCDVCLDPPELYDGTIDAQKGLSAVYRLGQGFGMGHVIDVLRGAHGQKIAERGHDRLSVYGVGADQSKDAWASILRQLIHRGYLVQDIAAYSVLKLTDAAWPILRSEETLRLARPRIRVKTGKQRKAEAPGGLAPTDRSLFERLRTLRKRIAADQGVPPFVVFGDKSLLDMAARRPATPKEFLEVHGVGNAKLERYGDEFLATINDRGEAG, encoded by the coding sequence ATGCCGGTCCGCGGTTCCTCCATCGACGGCACCCTCCGCGAGGTCTTCGGGTACGATTCGTTCCGGCCGCACCAGCGCGAGGTCGTCGAGCACGTGATCGACGGCGGCAGCGCGTTCGTCCTCATGCCCACGGGCGGCGGGAAATCGCTCTGCTACCAAGTGCCGGCGCTGCACCGGCCCGGCACCGCCATCGTCGTCTCGCCGCTCATCTCGCTCATGAAGGACCAGGTCGACGCGCTCCGAGCCAACGGCGTATCCGCGGCGTGCCTCAACTCGTCGCTCGCGGCGGGCGAGGCGACGGCCGTCCTGCGCAACCTGCACGCGGGCGTGCTCGACCTGCTCTATGTCGCCCCCGAGCGGCTCATGCTCGACGGCACGCTCGAGATGCTGCGCGGCCTGCCCGTATCGCTGTTCGCGATCGACGAGGCGCACTGCGTCTCGCAGTGGGGGCACGATTTTCGTCCGGAATACGTCCAGCTCGGGCGACTGCGCGGCCTGTTCCCGGATGTCCCCTTCATCGCGCTCACCGCCACGGCCGACGATACGACCCGCGAGGATGTCCGCGCTCGCCTCGGCCTGCTCGACGCGCCGGTCTACGCCGCCGGGTTCGACCGTCCCAACATCCGCTACACGGTCGTCGACAAGACGCAAGGGGGCGCCCAGCTCAAGGCGTTCATCGACCGACACGAGGGCGAGTCGGGCATCGTCTATTGCCTCACCCGGAAGCAGGTCGAAGAGGTCGCCGCGCGGCTGCGCGCAGGCGGCATCGCGGCGCACCCTTACCACGCCGGTCTCCCCGCCGCCCAGCGGTCGCGGGTCCAGGACGCCTTCCTGCGCGACGAGATGCAGGTCATCGTCGCGACCGTCGCCTTCGGCATGGGCATCGACAAGCCCGACGTCCGCTTCGTCGTCCACTACGACTGCCCGAAGAACATCGAGGGGTATTACCAGGAGACGGGCCGGGCCGGGCGCGACGGCCTTCCCGCCGAGGCGTATTGCCTCTTTGGCCTTCAGGATGTCGTCACGGCGCGCATGCTGGTCGAGCGGGGCGAAAATCCGCAGCAGGTCCGGATCGAGAGCCACAAGCTCGACGCGATGGTCGCCTTCGCCGAGGCGGTCACCTGCCGCCGCCGGGTGCTGCTCGGATACTTCGGAGAGCCGCTCGACCACGATTGCGGCAACTGCGACGTCTGTCTCGACCCGCCCGAGCTCTACGACGGGACCATTGACGCCCAGAAGGGGCTCTCGGCAGTCTATCGGCTGGGGCAGGGATTCGGGATGGGGCACGTCATCGACGTGCTGCGCGGCGCACACGGGCAGAAGATCGCCGAGCGGGGGCACGACAGGCTCTCCGTTTACGGGGTCGGCGCCGACCAGTCGAAGGACGCGTGGGCGAGCATCCTCCGCCAGCTGATCCACCGCGGATACCTCGTCCAGGACATCGCGGCCTATTCGGTGCTCAAGCTCACGGACGCGGCTTGGCCGATATTAAGGAGCGAGGAGACGCTTCGGCTCGCGCGTCCCCGCATTCGGGTGAAAACCGGGAAGCAACGGAAGGCCGAGGCGCCCGGCGGGCTTGCCCCCACCGACAGGTCGCTCTTCGAGCGTCTTCGCACCCTCCGCAAGCGGATCGCGGCCGACCAGGGGGTTCCGCCCTTCGTCGTCTTCGGCGACAAGTCGCTGCTCGACATGGCCGCGCGCAGGCCCGCCACGCCGAAGGAATTCCTTGAAGTGCACGGCGTCGGCAATGCGAAGCTCGAACGGTATGGAGACGAATTTCTGGCGACGATCAACGACCGGGGGGAGGCGGGGTGA